The genomic window attacagacttctttttggTGGTGCTTTTGGGTACATAAATTTTAGaactcaaaaatataaaactcacCAATCTCTCAATtagcatttgggttttttttgtggcTTGTTCAGAAAGAACTTCTATACACCAAGATACAATTTTACTTCCACTTTTTCCTAATGTCttataaattttgtatttgaTTTGAATTCAGGATTGTTTTGCTCTATGGTAGGGGGGTCTACGAAAATtcatattttgtcttttataaatTTCCACCTAAACTTTAGAAAAACTATCATCTCTACAATACTCAATCTTCCCAATTAGGAACGGATGAAGTTCTCCATATATTTCAGTTTtctattatgtattttaataacTATAATTTCTACCAGGATGATTCTGACATTTCTTATTATTATATAGTTCTgacatttcttataattttatagtttGCAGCTATTGTGAATGAGACCATTTTCTATTAACATCTTCTAACTAGCTAATGATTTCTATATGTTTATATCCAGGTACTTTGATGAACTCTTATTAGTTCTATTAATTTATTAgttcattctttcatattttcttagtATATGATATCTGTGAATAATAAAGGatatttcccttttcctttcctctccctccaatGTTTATACCTGCATTCTTTCTTAACTGACAAGGACCTCCAGGAATATGTTAAAGAGCAACAATGATACTGACTCACTGACCTGTGTCTGACTTCAATGGGAATGTTTAATTCATCATTTAAGTATGATGCTCATTATAGGCTTCCTTTCCTAAGTACACTCTTCTCTTCTAATTTGgtaaggctttttttaaaaatcataagtaTAAATTgacttttattaaatattctttagcATCTATTCAAAtgcttatttctcatttattctcaATACATTAAACtactttaataaattttttaatgtatcatcCTTGAATTTCTAGGATAAAACTGATCaggtaattataaaatattctctTATTAGAGCACAGGTTTGAAttgctaatatttttctttatattaaaactatgttcataagagagACCAGCACATATGTAGTCTTTTTTGTATGCAATTATCATCTGGTTTCTGTATCAGGATTATGCTAGCTTAATACATACttaaaaatgttctataaatagGTTTTATATGTTCTATAAGTATTATTCATCTGTTCTATAAATATGTTCTATAAATTATGTTCATCTGTTACTTCAAGGTGATAAAGAAGAAACTTCATTGTGTTTTTAGAAGTACACACAATTGGCAAGTGATTACATGTAATTTTTACCTTATTCCACTAGTACGTAAAACTTGAACGTAAGTGATACAGTAAAATCTGATGTTACACATGAAATCaatatacctgggaataagcAAGGTCTTGATCATACCTGAGCAAAACTTCTGCTTTTACTTATTAAAACACTAATAGAAATTCTCAAATTTTTAGTGTCTTGCATTTCAcagaagacaaattttaaaaccatGGACACATTTTGCTAAGGACATGTTGTAAGAAATTCAAACAACATCAAAAATATGGGGTTGCAATGTCTAAGTTTAGAAAGTAGTGTAAAGATAATGCGCTTATATGCTTTCCaattacaataaaataacaaCTCACTTTTGATTTAATCGTTTGAATGTGTTGCTCCACTTCTTCAATGTCTTCAGTGTTTTCTAAACGTTCATAAGCAGCACTTCTAGTGCCTTTTATTAGATTTAAAGGTAATGCAGACATGCCATAGgcctaaaagaacaaaataaaaatgtttcattactactattttatacatattatacacaATTTTGAGGGAAAAATGTCCTTTAAACTTTAAAGGACGTGCAAGAGTACAGTTGTGAAGGATTACAGTCACTGAAGAACAAAGTACCTGGGAGTGAATCATGATATACTGTCTCATAATTCTCTTATTTCAAATTTACAGTTATATAAACTGACATGTGTAATACTAACTGTTCATAGAAGAGGTAATATGTATTCTTCAAAGGATAAGTTGCAAAATTACTGTAAATAGAATACCAAAGTAATAAACTGCAACTCCAGATTAATGAGGGGTTAAAAGAGTGTGAATtagtaaaaacattttataaaactattttctaTGGAAAAAACAATTTTATCCAACAATATATAGTAAACCctcattaaaacatattttaatatatgcatgTTATTTAGCACACCAATTATCTGTACACAATTTATTACAAGTTTTAAGTATAATTAATCATTTTgctaagtattttaaatattttcctacaAGTAATTTTCTGTTGATTAGCATTGAGaataaacatattattttatatctttccatATTAGCCAACCTCAAACGACGACTTTTAATGGTAACTGTTAAAAATGCTTACAAATGGCAGTTGCCACATAACCGTTACTCTAAATCATTAAATCTTTAGAAACAACTATCATTTCCCGGTTGCAGCAACAGGCTCTAAAGCAGacacattatatatttaaatctttttcattttcctcctgaGCACACAGCCAAACTACTTTAGCCAGTCTCCCTGAAGTTAAGTAAGCTCATGAAATTGAGTTCAAGACAACAAATGTAAGCAAAAGTGATAAATGCAATTTCTTGGGCTTAACCCCAAAACTTCAAAATATCCTGGGTGATCctgaatattttctctcaaaGTCTCTGCAACTTAGATATCAACTCCGAAAAAACTTAAGTGACAATTttaattacagttgacccttgaataattTGGGTTGGAACTACAagggtccacttatacatggattcttcataaatacagtatagtactacaaatgtattttccttacaaTTTTAACGACATTGTTTTTCCTCTATTTTaggaatacagtatataacacatataacatacaaaatatgtgttaattgactatttaTGCTATCTCATTCTGGTCAACAATAGCCTATTAACAGTTAAGTTTGGGGTGAGTCAAAAATCATATGCAGATTTTCACACATGTGGGAAGATCAGCACCcttaacccccatgttgttcacACACGcgtatcatatcttctttatccattcacctgctggacacataggttgcttccatgccttgcctattgtaaataatgttacaatgAACAGAGTGgtacatatcttttcaaattagtgttttgttttcttcagataaatacccagcagtagaaatgctggatcatatggtatttctatttttaattttttgaggaacctccatactattttatatagtggctgcaccaatttgtattcccatcaacagtgcatgagggttctcttttatctttatcttcacccaatgtgttatttcttgtctttttgatgttaGTCATTCCAACAAGGGTAAAGtaatacctcactgtggttttgatttgtaatttccttataattagtgatgttgcatcttttcatgtgcctcttAGCCATTCAAATGtcttcttagaaaaatatctattcagtccccatttttaaatcaggttaggattttttgttgttgtttttgtacaATGAGTTGTACGagttcttcctatattttgggtaCCAACTCTgtactggatatatcatttgtaagcaccttcttccattcagtaagttgccttttccttttgttgatgAGTTCCTTCACTGTGTATGGTCCCATTTATTTATGctattgtttcccttgcctgaagaGATAGATCCCCCAAAAATACTGCTAAGAGCAATGTCAAAAAGCTTACTACCTGTATTTTCTTCAAGGAGATTTATGGCTTCAGGTattatattcaagtctttaatccatttagagcttatttttgtatatttgtacATGATTTAACAAAGTGGctcaatttcattctttctcatgcagttgtccagttttcacaccaccattattttaaaaggctGCCTTTCCTCCATCCCGTTTTTGCCTCCTTTcatgtagattaattgaccatataaatgtgagtttatttccaggatttctattctattctgttgaCTCCGGTATCTGTTTTGTGGTACCATACTATTTTCATTACTGCAGCtctgtagtataatttgaaatcaggcagcatgattcctccagctttgttcttttttctcaagattgctttggctctttggagcttcacaaaaattttaggattatttgctctggttctgtgaaaaatgccattggcaCATTGAGAGGGATTACACAGATTCTGTAGATTGCTTTCGGTAGTATgaacactttaacaatattaattcttctgatccatgagcatggtttatctttccattttgagggttgccttcaatttctttcctcaaggTCTTATGGTTTTCAGGgtatagatctttcacctccttggttaaatttattcctaggtattttctcctttttgatacAACTGTAGATGGGATTCTTAATCTCTCTGCTATTCTGTTATTAGTGAATAgaagtgcaacagatttctgtatattaattttgtatcccgcaacttcactgaattcatttagtAGTTCCAGTAGTTTTTTGATGGTCTTTAGGATTTACtccatatagtatcatgtcatcgataaatagtgaaagttttacttcttttcagtttggatgccttttagttCTTTTCCTTGCCTATCAGCAGTCactaggacttccaatattatgttAAATTAAGATGGCACGAGTGtgcattcttgtcttgttcctaatcttagagaaaaaattttcagttttttaccattgaatatgatgtcaGCTGTGGGTCTGTCATGTATGGCCTTCATTACTGCCATATACAGCCTTCACTATGTTAAGGAATGTTCCGTTTATACCCATTTTGttcagagtttttatcataaacagATATTGAATTATGTCAATGGTTtgtctgcatctattgagatgatcatatgatttccatcatatatatattttttaaagattttatttatttgagagagagagaggatgagagaaagtgcatgagaggagagaggtcagtgggagaagcagactccctgtccagcaggatgtgggactcgatcctgggactccatgatcatgacctgagccgaaggcagttgcttaaccaactgagccacccaggtgcccaccatcATATATTTTGTTAGTGGagtgtatcacaatgattgatttgcaaatgttaaaCCATCCTtatatccctgaaataaatctcacttggtgaTGGTGTACCATCCTTTTCATGTATTGCTTTGGTTTCTTGAGAATTTTAGCATcggtgttcatcagggatatttgcctatagttttctttttctgcagtgtctttgtctggttttgttaatagggtaatgctggcctcgtaaaatgagtttggaagtgttccctcctcttcaattttttgtaatagtttCAGGCAGATagatattaacttttctttaaattgtggtaaaatatatgtgtGAAGCCATCTACATCTCGTCTTTTATTTCTTGGAGTTTTTGGTAGTTGACTCAGTTTCATTACTaataattggtctattcagattttataTTCTTCATGGTCAATTTTAGAAGATTgctgtttctagaaatttattcaactcttctaggttgtctaatttgttggcctataattgtttatagtattttcttatgatccttttaatttgttatcagttgtaacttctttttcatttcagatttgattttggtttgtttttttttttttcattttatttttttatgagtctggctaaaggtctgctaattttgtttatcatttcaaagaaccagctctttgggtgtttcattgatcttctctgttgtttttttagctcctatttatttctactctgatctttattatttctttccctctactAACTTAGAGgtggtttgttctttctctagttcctttATGTAGATTGTTTATGCgacattttcatgtttcttgaggtaggcttatATTGTTATGAACTTGCCTCTTAGacctgcttttgctgcatcccagagattGTGGaatgttgtgtttcattttcatttgtctcaaggtacttttagatttcctctttgatttccttgCTGACCCACTGGTTGTTTAATAACATGTTGTTTAGCTTCCACATGTtactatttgtttgtttatttatttgacagagagagatagaacagAAGCAcagggagtaggagaagcaggcttcccaccaagcaggggacctgatgcaaggctcgatcccaggactctgggatcatgacctgagctgaaggcagatgcttaacaactgagccatccaggtgtcccacgtgttactcttttttccctcccGCCCCAGTTTTCTTCTAAAGTGTAACCAATTTATAGTTTCATAGCATTGAGGTTGGAAAgatacttgatatgatttcaatcttcttaaatttactgaAACCTGTTTTATGGCATAACATATGAACTATCCTAGACATgtgtatttgaaaagaatgtgtattctgctattttaggatggaatgttctacaTGTATCAAAGTCCATCTAGTCTAATATGACACTTAaggccaatgtttccttattgattttgtcTGGATGGCCAATTCATTGATCCAAGAGAGTATTAAAAtccactactattattatattgctatttttccttttatttctgttactaTTTACCTTTTATATTTAGGTGCCTCAAATTGGgtacataaacatttaaaatgttatatactCCTGTTAGATTGAGACCTTTATTAatatgtaatgcccttctttgtttttcttatcatcttggttttttttaagtctattttgtcaGACAGAAGTATaattaccccagctttctttccgTTTCCATGGCATAtcttttttccatcccttcactctcaATCTGTGTGGGTCATTACATTTGAAGTAAATCTCTTACAAGCAGCATGTAGAAGGATcctggcttttttaaaaatccattcaatCACCTGTATCTTTCGATTGGAGAACTTAGTCCATTTAAAGCaattattgaggggcacctggatggctcagttggttaaacatctgccttaagctcaggtcatgatcttaggggggactgagccccgcatcaagctccctacagagagcctgcttctccctctgcctctacccctcctccccactctagctctctctcactctatctcaaataaatatgtaaatttttaaaaaataaaaaattattgacagatatatattattttgctaattgttttctatttttgtggtttctctttgttcctttcttccctctttcctgtgGTTAGACTTGCTTTATTTAGTGTttagtttcctttctcttttctttttgtagattTCCTAGAAGTTCTTTCTTTGTGCTTACTGTATGGTTCATATAGAATAtctcatgtaaataaaatctcttttaagtTAAAGTAAGTTAATTTGGAATACACCCCAAAGCTTTATATATTTACTTCCCCTACCCACATTTTGTATGTTTGATAacatattttacatcttatttTATGTATCCCTTCATCTGATTATATagatattttagaaagagagcatgcatgagagGCGTCCCCACAGCTTCGCCGGGAAGATGTGAGCAGAGCCAGAACCGGTGCAGGGGTGCTGCGTTTCCAGATGGCGGGCTGGCGGCGTGCGCACGTGGAAGCTGCTTGGCTGCCCAGAAGAGTCCTGCTGTCGCTGATCATGACGACGGACCATGAGCTAGAAAAGCCTGCCAGACCTTCCCTTGTTCCTAGACAACAGACTCAACACTGATTAAACTTACCCAGCCTGGaatttaatacaaaaaaaaaaaaaaaaaaaaaaaaaaaagatcacaccTTGGGAGGGCTCTGACCATCAGCGTCTGCGTCCGCGTCTACCCATGCAATGGCTCCTGGGAGCTTTGCCTCCAGCGGCATCTCAGCGTCCTCAGCCCCCTTGCCCTCCACAGTGGGGTCATCCTGGCTATCTGGGTCTGAAGAGCCAGGCTCGAGTCGCAGCGCCATCCGAGGGCCTCGCCGCCACCCCCCTGTGCTGCGCATGGTCCTGGAGGCACTGCAGGCCGGAGAGCAGCGCCGGGGCACTTCTGTGGCCGCCATCAAGCTTTACATCCTGCAGAAGTACCCTATGGCGGACAGCCTCCGGTTCAAGCACCTGCTGAAGCAGGCCCTGGCCACGGGCGTGCGCCGCGGTCTGCTCATCAGGCCCACCAACTCCAAGACCAGGGGCGCCACTGGCAGCTTCAAATTGGTTCCCAAGCATAAAAGGAAAGTCCAACACAGGAAGACATCCACCATGACAGCCCCCAGGAAACCCAGTGAGACCAAGGAGAAGGTCCCTAAGAAACCAAGAGAGGCAAAGAAGGACCCTTCCAACCCAGCCGAGGTGAAAAGGGGACCGAAGAAGCCTCGAGAGGCAAGGATGGCTCCTCCCAAACCAGGTGCAGCCAAAGAGAAGGCTCCCAAGAAAGGCGGCCAGACCAAAGACCAAGAGGCAAGAGTGAGTGAGGCCAGGAAGGCCTCTCAACAGCCAGACAAGGCCCCATGGGCTCCTCCCAGTGCCACTGGGCTCAGTGAGAAGTCAAAGGtcaaaggcagaaagaagagcCAGGGTGGTGAGGCCCCCAGGAAGACAAAAGCTGGGAGTCAGAGTATAAAATCCACAGTCTCTAAGGGCAAGAATGGTGCTGCTTCTCCagccaaaaagaaggaaaaccacaTCCCTAAAGAGGTCATTGCCCATGTGGCCAAGGAGGGGCCCAAAGCCAAGGCCTCTGCTCGTCCCAGGGGTGGTGGGTCTAAGACAGTACCTGAACCCCTGGCCAGGAAGATAGAGGCCCCCAAGGGCTCAAGGAGGCCGGGCATGCCCACCAAGGCCTCATCATCCAAACTGGCCAgtaggaaggcagaggcttaaagctAGAGCTGGGGTGGAGACACGGAAATCCTACCCTAGTTTTTATTCCCCAAGAAACTGTCACTCTATTTATTTCATTGTAACCTATTTATCAATAAAGAATTTTTtccatcacaaaaaaaaaaaaaaaaaaaagacatgtgcATGTGtttagggggaggggcagagggagaagcagacagagaatctcaagcatatgCCCattgagcgcagagcccaatgtagggttcAATCttacgactctgagatcatgacataagctcaaatcaagagtcagcacaactaactgagccacccaggttacctaataattaatttttaattttactattcTTGTCTTTAACCCTTCATATTTTAGAGGCAATGAATTCCCTCAGCTTTTGCTTATATGGGAAACTATTACCTCTCCTTCAATTCTAAATGATAATCTTGCCAGGTAGAAAATTCTTGGGTGGcagtttttccctttcagcactttcaATATGTTATGCTTcataaataaatgttagttatgtCACTCCCTTGTCTGGCTTATtatgtttctgctgaaaaatctgctgatgcATTATAGTTTCCCCTGTATGTAATatgttgcttttctcttgctgtttttaagatcCTCTCTTTATGCTTaccttttaccattttaattacaaTGTGTCTGAGATTGCTTCTTGTTGAGCTCATCTTGTTTGGAACTCCCAGGGCTTCCAGAACCTGGATGTGTTTTCTTCTCCAGATtatggaagttttcagccattatttcttcaaataatttttctggccctttttctctcttatctcCTCTGAGAACTTTTATTGTTATTCCACTTGATGTAGTTCCTGAAGTCCCTTAAGTTgtcctcacatttttttttaaagattttatttatttatttgacagagagagatcacaagtagatagagaggcaggcagagagagagagagagagagagagagagagggaagcaggctccctgctgagcagagagcccgatgcgggactcgatcccaggaccctgagatcatgacctgagccgaaggcagcggcttaacccactgagccacccaggcgccctgtcctcacttttaattcttttcattttgctgctCTGTCTAGAtgttttccattactttgtcCTCAAGCTTTGCCTTCATGCTCCTATTTTACCATTTCTGCTACTGAACCCCTctactgtatttttcagttcagttatatTTGATactttcttgtattttctctGGCTCTGCTAAGGTTCTTGTGTTCATACACTCTCCCACCAACACTGCTAAGTATCTTTATGACTATTacttgaattctttatcaggtagGTTGCTATCTCCCTTTCATTAAAGTTTTTTAATGGAGATTTGCCTTATTTTTTGGTTTGGAACATATTCTTTGATCTCCTCATTCTGCCTGTTTGTCTATATATTAAGTGAAATTGCTACCTCCCTCAGTCTTGAAGGGGTGGTCTTGTTTAACAGCTGGTTCATGTGGGCCATTAGAGCAATCTCCCTTGGCCATCAGAGCCAGACACTTCATATGGGCAACCACCCTATGGGTTACATGTGCCCACCAGCTGTGATACAGGCAGCACTACTGTATGGGGAAGTCAGGGCTCAGGGTACTCACCCTGCCCAGCTGTGGCTCAGACACTGTGCAGGTAGAGTGGGGTTCTAGCTGCTTGCCCATCACAGTTATAGCTCAGTCTCTATGCTGATTAGGTGGGGCTTAGGGTGTCCCTGGAAGCTAATTACAGCTTACCTGCTGCTAGGGGAGGACACGGCTCTGGCACTTACCAGCTGAGTTGTATCCCATATGTGGCACAGGGCAGGTGGGACTCAGGTCACTGGACCAACTGGTTTGGGTCTTGGGTGCTGCACAGTGAGGGTAGGGTTCAGTGTACTCTCCCAGCCCAGTAACAACTTGGTTCTCTGCATAGGTTGGGCAGGATTTAGGGCACCCACCTGGACTCATTGCAGCTTGGTTGCTACATAGAAGTAGGGATCAGGGTGCTCATCTGGCCCATTTGCAGCCCAATCGCTGAGTGAGGAGAACAGGGCTCAGGACACGAGCCTGGCCCTTTGTAGCTGGGGTGCTATGTGG from Meles meles chromosome 5, mMelMel3.1 paternal haplotype, whole genome shotgun sequence includes these protein-coding regions:
- the LOC123941610 gene encoding histone H1.8-like; this translates as MAPGSFASSGISASSAPLPSTVGSSWLSGSEEPGSSRSAIRGPRRHPPVLRMVLEALQAGEQRRGTSVAAIKLYILQKYPMADSLRFKHLLKQALATGVRRGLLIRPTNSKTRGATGSFKLVPKHKRKVQHRKTSTMTAPRKPSETKEKVPKKPREAKKDPSNPAEVKRGPKKPREARMAPPKPGAAKEKAPKKGGQTKDQEARVSEARKASQQPDKAPWAPPSATGLSEKSKVKGRKKSQGGEAPRKTKAGSQSIKSTVSKGKNGAASPAKKKENHIPKEVIAHVAKEGPKAKASARPRGGGSKTVPEPLARKIEAPKGSRRPGMPTKASSSKLASRKAEA